The Hyphomicrobium sp. MC1 genome window below encodes:
- a CDS encoding VOC family protein yields the protein MLDILDHIGFPITDYSRSLKFYTQALAPLGIKLLKEVKFSEEDNDGYAGFGRERPQFWIGTGSPLKGRLHVAFAAQSREEVKAFYDAALAAGGKDNGPPGLRPHYHANYYGGFVFDPDGHNIEAVTHLPE from the coding sequence GTGCTGGACATCCTCGATCACATCGGCTTTCCCATCACTGATTACAGCCGATCGCTGAAGTTCTATACCCAGGCGCTGGCGCCGCTCGGCATCAAGCTGCTCAAGGAAGTGAAGTTCTCGGAAGAGGACAACGACGGGTATGCCGGGTTCGGTCGCGAGCGGCCGCAATTCTGGATTGGAACGGGCTCGCCTCTGAAGGGCCGCCTGCATGTCGCCTTCGCCGCGCAGAGCCGCGAGGAAGTGAAAGCCTTCTATGACGCGGCCCTGGCGGCGGGAGGCAAAGACAACGGACCGCCGGGACTTCGGCCGCACTATCACGCCAACTACTACGGCGGCTTCGTTTTCGATCCGGATGGGCACAACATCGAAGCCGTGACGCATCTGCCGGAGTAA
- a CDS encoding succinate dehydrogenase iron-sulfur subunit: MVQLTLPKNSTISEGKTWNRPDREGDWKEFRIYRWNPDDERNPRVDTYHIDQKQCGPMVLDALIKIKNEIDPTLTFRRSCREGICGSCAMNIDGTNTLACLKGIEDVKGPVKVYPLPHMEVVKDLVPDLTNFYAQHRSIEPWLKTDTPTPPKEWKQSREDREKLDGLYECILCACCSSSCPSYWWNSDRYLGPAILLQAYRWVIDSRDEATGERLDNLEDPFRLYRCHTIMNCAKACPKGLSPAKAIAELKKLMVERRV, encoded by the coding sequence ATGGTTCAGCTCACTCTTCCGAAAAATTCGACAATCTCCGAAGGCAAGACCTGGAATAGGCCGGACCGCGAGGGGGATTGGAAGGAATTCCGGATTTATCGCTGGAATCCGGATGACGAACGCAATCCGCGCGTCGACACCTATCATATCGATCAGAAGCAGTGCGGACCGATGGTTCTTGACGCTCTGATCAAGATCAAGAACGAGATCGATCCGACGCTGACGTTCCGCCGCTCGTGCCGCGAAGGCATTTGTGGCTCGTGCGCGATGAATATCGACGGCACCAATACACTCGCGTGCCTGAAGGGCATCGAAGACGTCAAAGGTCCTGTAAAGGTTTATCCGCTGCCGCACATGGAAGTCGTCAAAGACCTCGTGCCGGATCTCACGAATTTCTACGCGCAGCATCGCTCCATCGAGCCGTGGCTCAAGACCGATACGCCGACGCCGCCGAAGGAGTGGAAGCAGTCGCGCGAAGATCGTGAGAAGCTCGACGGGCTTTACGAGTGCATCTTGTGCGCATGCTGCTCCTCGTCGTGCCCGAGCTACTGGTGGAACTCGGATCGCTACCTCGGCCCTGCCATTCTGCTGCAGGCCTATCGCTGGGTGATCGACAGCCGTGACGAAGCGACGGGCGAGCGCCTCGACAATCTGGAAGATCCGTTCCGGCTCTATCGCTGCCACACGATCATGAATTGCGCCAAGGCTTGTCCGAAAGGCTTGTCGCCGGCCAAAGCCATCGCCGAACTCAAGAAACTGATGGTCGAGCGACGCGTGTAA